One region of Jonesiaceae bacterium BS-20 genomic DNA includes:
- a CDS encoding polyribonucleotide nucleotidyltransferase, giving the protein MEGPEIQFAEAIIDNGRFGKRTVRFETGRLARQAAGSAAAYLDGETMLLSATTAGKQPKDQFDFFPLTVDVEERMYAAGRIPGSFFRREGRPSTEAILACRLIDRPLRPSFIKGLRNEVQVVVTVMSSHPDDAYDVLAINAASMSTQLSGLPFSGPVAGVRVALIDDQWVAFPKYSDKERAVFEMVVSGRVVGDDIAIMMVEAEATDDSWNLIKDGATAPTEAVVAEGLEASKPFLAALCAAQSELAAQAAKPVAEFPVFLDFQDDVYEAVAAQSSTDLAQALTIADKQTRETRLDEIKEQALAALSEQFGDRDKEISASIRALTKHHIRQRVLTDGVRIDGRGLADIRTLSAEVEVIPRVHGSALFERGETQILGITTLNMLKMEQQIDSLGPETRKRYMHNYNFPPYSTGETGRVGSPKRREIGHGALAERALVPVLPTREEFPYAIRQVSEALSSNGSTSMGSVCASTLAMLNAGVPLRAPVAGIAMGLISDTVNGETRYAALTDILGAEDAFGDMDFKVAGTKDFITAIQLDTKLDGLPASVLAGALSQAHDARLTILEVMNEAIDTPDDMSAHAPRVIAVKVPVDKIGEVIGPKGKMINQIQEDTGADISIEDDGTVYIGAVDGPSAEAARTAINAIANPHVPEIGERFVGTVVKTTTFGAFISLAPGRDGLLHISQIRKLVGGKRVENVDDVVSVGQKIQVEIAEIDPRGKLSLHAIVDEDEATAEQADA; this is encoded by the coding sequence ATGGAGGGTCCAGAAATTCAATTTGCCGAGGCTATTATTGATAATGGTCGCTTTGGCAAGCGCACTGTTCGGTTTGAAACCGGACGCCTTGCACGTCAAGCAGCAGGTTCCGCTGCAGCTTACCTTGACGGTGAGACCATGCTACTTTCCGCAACGACCGCGGGTAAGCAGCCAAAAGACCAGTTCGACTTCTTCCCGCTGACGGTTGACGTTGAAGAGCGTATGTACGCCGCTGGCCGTATCCCGGGGTCATTCTTCCGCCGTGAAGGACGTCCCTCGACCGAGGCTATTCTTGCCTGCCGCCTGATTGACCGTCCGCTGCGCCCAAGCTTCATCAAGGGTCTGCGCAACGAGGTTCAGGTTGTCGTTACGGTGATGTCAAGTCACCCAGACGACGCCTACGACGTACTGGCAATCAACGCCGCATCCATGTCCACTCAGCTCTCAGGCCTGCCTTTCTCAGGTCCGGTAGCCGGTGTACGCGTGGCGCTGATTGATGACCAGTGGGTTGCTTTCCCTAAGTACTCCGACAAGGAACGTGCCGTCTTTGAGATGGTAGTTTCCGGTCGTGTTGTTGGCGACGACATCGCCATCATGATGGTTGAAGCAGAAGCCACCGACGACTCTTGGAACCTGATCAAGGATGGTGCCACCGCACCAACCGAGGCAGTAGTTGCCGAAGGTCTCGAAGCCTCCAAGCCTTTCCTCGCAGCCCTGTGCGCGGCACAGAGCGAGCTTGCAGCTCAGGCCGCAAAGCCAGTTGCTGAATTCCCGGTCTTCTTGGACTTCCAGGATGACGTCTACGAGGCGGTTGCGGCTCAGTCCAGCACTGACCTCGCGCAGGCGTTGACCATCGCCGACAAGCAGACCCGCGAGACTCGCCTTGACGAGATCAAGGAACAGGCACTTGCCGCGTTGAGCGAACAGTTCGGTGACCGAGACAAGGAAATCTCCGCTTCAATCCGGGCACTGACCAAGCACCACATCCGTCAGCGTGTTCTGACCGACGGCGTGCGGATCGACGGACGCGGCCTAGCCGACATCCGTACCCTTTCCGCCGAGGTAGAGGTCATTCCTCGCGTACACGGTTCTGCCCTGTTCGAGCGCGGCGAAACCCAGATCTTGGGTATCACCACGTTGAACATGCTCAAGATGGAGCAGCAGATTGACTCGCTCGGTCCTGAGACCCGCAAGCGTTACATGCACAACTACAACTTCCCACCTTACTCAACCGGTGAAACCGGCCGCGTAGGTAGCCCAAAGCGTCGGGAAATTGGTCACGGTGCACTTGCCGAGCGCGCACTGGTTCCAGTGTTGCCAACCCGTGAGGAATTCCCTTACGCAATCCGTCAGGTTTCCGAGGCACTGAGCTCAAACGGCTCAACCTCCATGGGATCCGTTTGTGCATCTACCCTTGCCATGCTGAACGCTGGTGTGCCGCTGCGCGCCCCAGTTGCCGGTATCGCAATGGGATTGATCTCAGACACCGTGAACGGCGAAACCCGTTACGCTGCCCTGACCGACATTCTGGGAGCCGAGGATGCCTTTGGCGATATGGACTTCAAGGTTGCCGGAACCAAGGACTTCATCACGGCGATTCAGCTCGACACCAAGCTTGATGGCCTACCAGCATCAGTTCTAGCCGGCGCGTTGTCGCAGGCACACGATGCTCGCCTGACCATCCTTGAGGTCATGAACGAAGCGATCGACACCCCTGACGACATGAGCGCACACGCACCACGCGTGATTGCGGTCAAGGTCCCAGTGGACAAGATCGGTGAGGTCATTGGGCCAAAGGGTAAGATGATCAACCAGATCCAAGAGGACACCGGAGCCGACATCTCAATTGAAGATGACGGAACGGTTTACATTGGTGCGGTTGACGGCCCATCGGCAGAAGCAGCCCGTACAGCGATCAACGCGATTGCTAACCCACACGTGCCAGAGATTGGTGAACGTTTCGTTGGAACCGTGGTCAAGACCACAACCTTCGGTGCATTCATCTCCCTGGCACCGGGACGTGACGGTCTGCTGCACATCAGCCAGATCCGCAAGCTGGTTGGTGGTAAGCGCGTAGAGAACGTCGATGACGTTGTCTCCGTGGGCCAGAAGATTCAAGTTGAAATTGCGGAAATCGATCCACGTGGCAAGCTTTCGCTCCACGCGATCGTTGACGAGGACGAGGCAACCGCTGAGCAGGCTGACGCCTGA